The proteins below come from a single Psychrobacter sp. PL19 genomic window:
- a CDS encoding cysteine hydrolase family protein produces the protein MSVPSTLLNLAGGQFEPIDWSNCAIVFIDYQNEYVDGAMPLGELGVKATANARLLLDKARKENIPVFHMAHHGEDNDKVFDPLTSKVDIVEVLKPSDNEKTITKKHPNSFYDTPLQELIAAANKQQIIFAGFMSHMCVSSSVRAAFDLGFQSYVCHDACATRALPSAAGQAISAEVVHDTAMAALQDRFAALVSTDQLVNG, from the coding sequence ATGTCTGTTCCCTCTACACTACTTAATCTAGCTGGCGGACAATTTGAGCCGATTGATTGGTCAAATTGCGCTATCGTCTTCATTGATTATCAGAATGAATATGTTGACGGTGCCATGCCTTTAGGTGAACTAGGTGTCAAAGCAACTGCAAACGCACGCCTACTACTCGATAAAGCCAGAAAGGAAAACATTCCTGTTTTTCATATGGCGCATCATGGCGAAGACAATGACAAGGTTTTTGATCCATTGACTTCTAAAGTAGACATCGTTGAGGTGTTAAAGCCCAGCGACAATGAAAAAACCATCACTAAAAAGCACCCCAACTCATTTTATGACACGCCGCTGCAGGAGCTTATAGCCGCCGCCAATAAGCAGCAGATTATTTTTGCTGGCTTTATGAGTCACATGTGTGTCAGTTCGAGCGTGAGAGCAGCCTTTGACCTTGGCTTTCAGAGTTATGTTTGCCATGATGCCTGTGCCACTCGTGCCTTACCAAGTGCTGCAGGACAAGCTATCAGCGCTGAAGTTGTACATGATACGGCGATGGCGGCTCTACAGGATAGATTTGCAGCCCTAGTATCGACCGATCAGCTGGTCAACGGTTAA
- a CDS encoding leucyl aminopeptidase produces the protein MNIKLTEQLPKTHNQKILKKEAIDKDASCLVILVDDKKNILAESALSDYQTRIEQLIEVSHFNGKACETVADYALAGDKKTTKQNPVQLLLVGVGCCDKLNNTVLQKIANTIYKSTQKRVASITVALGDALEEEQFGQFALNLLAASYRFDKYKSEQTTPILTDIYLLADDALQPALDFAQSVFIGQSLTRDVANEPGNICFPVFMAEQAQELANAYPDLLKVTVLGEDDMSALGMGCFLAVSQGSTKEGQLVLLEYQGKSKFSANTANNSAKVSGGLKILTDKLPMKKASKKADKNNADNAQISNDDAPIVLVGKGVTFDSGGISIKPAAAMDEMKFDMGGSAAVLGTMKALCEARLPINVVGALACAENMPSGDATRPGDIVKAMNGKSVEILNTDAEGRLVLADTLCYVQRYYQPKAIIDVATLTGACVVALGHVRSAVFSNDEDVLFALENASTQSGDLIWHMPMDDEYQSLINSPIADMQNIGGKGAGAVTAACFLSRFVEDGQAWAHLDIAGTAWNSGSEKAATGRPVPLFMQYLKNCAGMA, from the coding sequence ATGAATATTAAACTAACTGAGCAGTTACCAAAAACTCATAACCAAAAAATTCTCAAAAAAGAAGCGATAGACAAAGACGCCTCCTGTCTGGTGATCTTAGTCGATGATAAAAAAAATATATTAGCTGAGTCCGCTTTAAGCGATTACCAAACCCGTATTGAGCAACTGATTGAAGTCTCACACTTTAATGGCAAAGCTTGTGAAACTGTTGCTGATTACGCATTGGCAGGTGATAAAAAGACCACCAAGCAAAACCCTGTCCAGCTATTATTAGTTGGTGTTGGTTGCTGCGATAAGCTCAATAACACCGTGCTGCAAAAAATTGCTAATACCATCTACAAGAGCACACAGAAACGTGTTGCGTCTATTACCGTCGCCTTAGGTGATGCCTTAGAAGAAGAGCAGTTTGGACAATTTGCTCTCAATCTGTTGGCTGCAAGCTATCGTTTTGATAAGTATAAGTCTGAACAAACAACACCGATATTAACTGATATCTACTTGCTCGCTGATGACGCTCTACAGCCCGCATTAGACTTTGCACAGTCTGTATTTATCGGTCAAAGCCTGACTCGCGATGTGGCCAATGAGCCAGGTAATATCTGCTTCCCAGTCTTCATGGCAGAGCAAGCACAAGAATTAGCCAACGCCTATCCTGACTTGTTAAAAGTGACCGTACTGGGCGAAGACGACATGTCAGCATTGGGCATGGGCTGTTTCTTAGCGGTATCTCAAGGGTCAACTAAAGAAGGCCAATTGGTACTTTTAGAATATCAAGGCAAATCAAAATTCAGTGCTAACACTGCCAACAACAGCGCAAAGGTTAGTGGCGGTCTAAAAATTCTTACCGATAAACTACCAATGAAAAAAGCCAGTAAAAAAGCCGACAAAAACAATGCTGATAATGCTCAAATCTCAAACGATGATGCGCCTATCGTACTAGTCGGTAAAGGTGTCACCTTTGATTCAGGTGGTATTTCAATTAAGCCTGCCGCTGCTATGGATGAGATGAAATTCGACATGGGTGGTTCAGCCGCTGTATTGGGCACGATGAAAGCCCTATGCGAGGCCCGTCTACCAATCAACGTTGTTGGTGCTCTAGCCTGCGCAGAAAATATGCCATCAGGTGATGCTACTCGTCCTGGTGATATCGTAAAAGCTATGAACGGTAAGTCGGTCGAAATATTAAACACCGATGCTGAAGGCCGTTTAGTGTTGGCAGATACCTTATGCTACGTACAGCGCTACTATCAGCCAAAAGCTATCATCGATGTTGCTACCTTAACTGGTGCTTGTGTGGTTGCCTTAGGCCATGTGCGTTCAGCAGTATTTAGTAATGATGAAGATGTACTGTTTGCACTCGAAAACGCCAGCACCCAATCAGGTGATTTAATTTGGCATATGCCAATGGACGACGAATACCAATCACTCATCAACTCGCCTATCGCTGATATGCAAAACATTGGTGGTAAAGGTGCAGGGGCAGTAACTGCAGCATGCTTCTTATCGCGCTTCGTTGAAGACGGTCAAGCATGGGCGCATTTAGATATTGCCGGTACCGCATGGAACTCAGGTAGTGAAAAAGCAGCAACCGGTCGTCCTGTGCCATTATTCATGCAGTATCTAAAGAACTGTGCAGGCATGGCATAA
- a CDS encoding DNA polymerase III subunit chi — protein MQISFYVLSENKAQDFLGFVCQLTQTALNKSNQSLLILTEDDALLDDFDQALWAHDASSFIPHQRLASDTTIVSANSSLATNKMLAPVLLGTYLPAEFNGIIINTTSHPINDFMTATSNAQPTRILEIIKPDAASVQEGRIKYKRYQQLDYKLTHFKV, from the coding sequence ATGCAAATTAGTTTTTATGTGTTAAGTGAGAATAAGGCCCAAGATTTCTTGGGCTTTGTTTGTCAATTGACCCAAACAGCGTTAAACAAAAGCAATCAGTCGCTATTAATCCTTACTGAGGATGACGCGTTACTTGACGATTTTGATCAAGCGCTATGGGCCCATGATGCCAGTAGCTTTATTCCGCACCAACGTTTGGCGTCTGATACGACTATTGTCTCTGCAAATAGTTCCTTAGCGACAAATAAAATGTTAGCACCCGTCTTACTGGGTACTTATTTACCAGCAGAGTTCAATGGTATTATTATCAATACCACCTCCCATCCCATCAACGACTTTATGACTGCAACCAGTAATGCGCAGCCAACCCGTATCCTTGAAATCATCAAACCGGACGCCGCCAGTGTGCAAGAGGGACGTATTAAATATAAGCGTTATCAACAATTAGATTATAAGCTGACTCATTTTAAAGTGTAG
- the sstT gene encoding serine/threonine transporter SstT, with protein sequence MRSLFMMYQRIGLVPLIIIGLILGVLVGWLAPSIGIALGLLGTLFVGALKAVAPVLVFILVMSAICQHRSGSEVYVKPVLIMYIFGTFFAALIAVGASFLFPTELVLVNATIEQVPPADLKEVLTNLLLNLVANPVNAIAEANYIGILAWAIIIGFALRQVSETARTVVVDFADAISQVVKWVIALAPIGILGLVANTVAETGFAALAGYARILLVLVGCMLFIALIANPLIVLVKTGKNPYPLVFTCLRESGITAFFTRSSAANIPVNMNLARKLGLHEDTYSVTIPLGATINMAGAAITINVLTLAAAHTLGIEVSFASALLLSLVATISACGASGVAGGSLLLIPLASSLFSIPNDVAMQVVAIGFIIGVVQDSAETALNSSTDVLFTAAADPKYAR encoded by the coding sequence ATGCGTTCATTATTTATGATGTACCAACGTATAGGTCTGGTACCGCTGATTATTATTGGCTTAATATTAGGGGTATTAGTCGGCTGGCTGGCTCCCAGTATCGGTATTGCATTAGGACTACTGGGCACACTGTTTGTCGGCGCGCTAAAGGCAGTTGCTCCAGTACTGGTGTTTATTTTGGTGATGTCGGCCATTTGCCAACACCGTAGTGGTAGTGAGGTTTATGTCAAACCCGTGCTGATTATGTATATCTTCGGCACTTTTTTTGCAGCACTTATCGCGGTCGGGGCCAGCTTTTTGTTTCCAACCGAGTTGGTTTTAGTTAATGCCACTATTGAGCAAGTACCACCAGCTGACCTAAAAGAAGTTCTTACCAATCTGCTACTCAACCTGGTCGCAAACCCGGTCAATGCGATCGCTGAAGCCAATTATATTGGCATCTTAGCTTGGGCAATCATTATTGGCTTTGCCCTTCGTCAAGTCAGTGAAACCGCGCGCACCGTGGTAGTGGACTTTGCTGATGCTATCTCGCAAGTGGTAAAATGGGTTATTGCGCTGGCCCCTATTGGTATCTTAGGCTTGGTTGCCAATACGGTCGCTGAAACCGGCTTTGCCGCGCTGGCAGGCTATGCACGTATTTTATTAGTACTAGTCGGTTGTATGCTATTTATTGCTTTGATTGCCAACCCCCTAATCGTGCTGGTAAAAACTGGAAAGAATCCTTATCCACTAGTCTTTACCTGCCTACGTGAGTCAGGGATTACAGCATTTTTCACTCGTAGTTCTGCAGCAAACATTCCAGTCAACATGAATCTTGCGCGTAAACTGGGTCTGCATGAAGATACTTATTCAGTGACTATTCCACTGGGCGCCACTATCAATATGGCTGGCGCGGCGATTACTATTAACGTCTTAACGCTGGCCGCTGCTCATACTTTGGGAATCGAAGTGAGCTTTGCCTCCGCCCTACTATTAAGCTTAGTCGCTACCATTAGTGCTTGCGGTGCGTCCGGTGTGGCGGGTGGCTCCTTACTACTTATTCCACTAGCAAGTAGCTTATTTAGCATCCCTAACGACGTGGCCATGCAAGTGGTGGCCATCGGCTTTATTATTGGGGTGGTGCAAGATTCAGCAGAAACTGCGCTGAACTCATCAACTGATGTGCTATTTACAGCAGCCGCTGACCCTAAATATGCCCGTTAA